The Prochlorococcus marinus str. MIT 9301 genome window below encodes:
- the murB gene encoding UDP-N-acetylmuramate dehydrogenase, with protein MKKTILSESCNLSNYTTIKVGGIAEYFAEPVSIEEFSYLIKWANLNKQRCQIIGAGSNLLINNIFIKGLVLCTKKLKSLKIEPYSGIVEAEAGVMLPTLSNSLAKNGLQGGEWAVGIPGTLGGAIYMNAGTGNLSLAKNLISVKVINNKTHEQLEIEKKDINFEYRFSSFQKNDLTIISARLHFEPNGNLEQLIQTTKNNLKLKTETQPYHQPSFGSVFKNPENHYAAKLIDEMGLKGFKIGGAEISTIHSNFIINTSSASSKDIFELITVIQQKVLQNKGIYLQPEVRMIGFDYPN; from the coding sequence ATGAAAAAAACAATTCTTTCTGAAAGCTGTAATTTAAGTAATTATACGACTATAAAAGTGGGAGGAATAGCTGAATATTTTGCTGAGCCAGTAAGCATTGAAGAATTTTCATATCTAATAAAATGGGCCAATTTAAACAAACAAAGATGTCAAATAATTGGCGCAGGTTCAAATCTTTTAATAAATAATATTTTCATAAAAGGCTTAGTTTTATGTACAAAAAAATTAAAATCATTAAAGATAGAGCCATATTCAGGAATTGTTGAAGCTGAAGCAGGTGTAATGCTCCCAACATTATCTAATTCTCTTGCTAAAAATGGATTACAAGGAGGGGAATGGGCTGTCGGAATTCCAGGAACATTAGGAGGAGCAATTTATATGAATGCAGGCACAGGAAATTTATCACTAGCAAAAAATCTTATTTCCGTAAAAGTTATAAATAATAAAACTCATGAACAACTTGAAATTGAAAAAAAAGATATAAACTTTGAGTATAGATTTAGCTCTTTTCAAAAAAATGATTTAACAATTATTAGTGCAAGACTACATTTTGAGCCTAATGGAAATCTAGAACAACTAATTCAAACAACCAAAAATAACCTTAAATTAAAAACAGAAACACAACCATATCATCAACCAAGCTTTGGTAGTGTTTTTAAAAATCCTGAAAATCATTATGCTGCTAAATTAATTGATGAAATGGGTTTAAAAGGATTTAAAATTGGCGGTGCTGAAATTTCTACAATACATTCAAATTTTATAATTAATACTTCTTCAGCAAGTTCAAAAGATATTTTTGAATTAATAACAGTAATTCAACAAAAAGTACTACAAAACAAAGGAATTTATTTGCAACCGGAAGTAAGAATGATTGGTTTTGACTATCCTAATTAA
- the murC gene encoding UDP-N-acetylmuramate--L-alanine ligase: MDKELLLKGHFHFIGIGGIGMSALAIGLLKKGYSVSGSDLVKNDETNKLEKLGAVIFNSQVRQNIEFIISKFTNKLIYFVVSSAIKPENEEFSYCRENNLSIKHRSEILAMLMRTYTALAVAGSHGKTSTSTFLSTILELCTRNSSSITGGIIPIYNSNCHLDNTKYLVAEVDESDGTINKYKSDIGIINNIDFDHCDHFSNLNEVISTFKSFAKNSKKLLLNFDCETSRNNFYSNWKWSNSTAKNVTYAIIPIEINSKYTIGKYYENGNFISSLNIPIPGLHNLSNITAAIAASRMIGVDFIEIKKNIKYLKLPKKRFEFRGQLDERSLYDDYAHHPNEIKETIKLGRLLIQQNHNKECQKSRLIAIFQPHRYSRVKQFTKEFAEELSKADVIYVTSIYGAGEGNEDRITSKIITDLIYKKNKNVSYINNYYEVTKNFYELTQKGDLILNMGAGDCHNFWSILNKNN, translated from the coding sequence TTGGATAAAGAATTACTATTGAAAGGTCATTTTCATTTTATTGGGATTGGGGGTATTGGGATGTCAGCATTAGCAATAGGTTTACTTAAAAAAGGTTATTCAGTTTCAGGATCTGATTTAGTTAAAAATGATGAAACCAATAAATTAGAGAAATTAGGTGCAGTAATCTTTAATTCTCAAGTACGACAAAATATTGAATTTATTATTTCAAAATTTACCAACAAATTGATTTATTTTGTTGTAAGCTCCGCGATCAAGCCAGAAAATGAAGAATTTTCGTACTGCAGAGAAAATAATTTATCAATAAAACATCGTTCAGAGATACTTGCAATGCTAATGCGCACTTACACTGCATTGGCGGTAGCAGGCAGCCACGGAAAAACATCAACCAGTACATTTCTTTCAACAATACTTGAGTTATGTACACGTAATTCGTCTTCAATAACTGGAGGAATAATTCCTATTTACAACTCTAATTGTCATTTAGATAATACAAAATACTTAGTAGCTGAAGTTGATGAATCTGATGGAACAATTAACAAATATAAGTCTGATATCGGAATAATTAATAACATTGATTTTGATCATTGCGATCACTTTTCTAATTTAAATGAAGTAATCTCTACTTTTAAAAGTTTCGCTAAAAACTCTAAAAAATTACTACTTAATTTTGATTGTGAAACGTCAAGAAATAATTTTTATTCTAATTGGAAGTGGTCAAACAGTACTGCTAAAAACGTTACTTATGCAATAATTCCGATTGAGATTAATTCAAAGTATACAATTGGGAAATATTATGAAAATGGAAATTTTATTAGTAGTTTAAATATCCCAATTCCAGGTTTACACAATCTATCAAATATCACCGCAGCAATAGCTGCTTCAAGAATGATAGGAGTAGATTTTATAGAAATTAAAAAAAATATAAAATATCTAAAACTGCCAAAAAAAAGATTTGAATTTAGAGGCCAATTAGATGAAAGAAGTTTATATGATGATTATGCACATCACCCAAACGAAATAAAAGAAACGATTAAATTAGGAAGATTATTGATTCAACAAAACCATAATAAAGAATGTCAAAAAAGTAGATTAATAGCTATATTTCAACCTCATAGATACTCTCGAGTAAAACAATTTACGAAAGAATTCGCTGAAGAATTATCAAAAGCAGATGTTATTTATGTAACCAGTATTTATGGAGCAGGGGAAGGAAACGAAGATAGAATAACTTCGAAAATTATCACTGATCTGATTTATAAAAAAAATAAAAATGTTAGTTACATAAATAATTATTATGAAGTTACGAAGAATTTTTACGAATTAACTCAAAAAGGGGATTTAATTTTGAATATGGGAGCTGGTGATTGTCATAATTTCTGGTCAATTTTAAATAAAAATAATTAA
- the gap gene encoding type I glyceraldehyde-3-phosphate dehydrogenase → MTLRVAINGFGRIGRNFMRCWLSRGAYTNIEVVGINVTSDPKTNAHLLKYDSVLGQLDGVDIQYTDDTFVINNKTIKCFSDRNPLNLPWKDWGVDLVIESTGVFNTDVGASKHLEVGAKKVILTAPGKGDGVGTYVVGVNADTYKHTDYDILSNASCTTNCLAPVVKVLDQTFGINKGLMTTIHSYTGDQRILDNSHRDLRRARAAATNIVPTSTGAAKAVALVYPEMKGKLTGIAMRVPTPNVSAVDFVFESSKSVTTEEVNNALKEASLSSMKGIIKYGDEPLVSSDYAGTNESSIVDSDLTMCIGDNLVKVLAWYDNEWGYSQRVVDLAEIVAKNWE, encoded by the coding sequence ATGACTTTGCGTGTTGCAATTAACGGCTTTGGCAGAATTGGTCGAAACTTTATGCGTTGTTGGCTTAGTAGAGGGGCCTATACCAATATTGAAGTAGTTGGAATTAACGTTACCTCAGATCCTAAGACAAATGCTCATCTATTAAAGTATGATTCAGTCCTTGGTCAACTTGATGGTGTTGATATTCAATATACTGATGATACTTTTGTAATTAATAACAAGACAATTAAGTGTTTCTCTGATAGAAACCCATTAAATCTCCCTTGGAAAGACTGGGGTGTAGATTTGGTTATCGAATCTACTGGCGTTTTTAATACAGACGTAGGAGCAAGTAAGCACTTAGAGGTGGGAGCAAAAAAAGTTATCTTAACTGCTCCAGGTAAAGGCGATGGAGTTGGTACTTATGTAGTTGGAGTTAATGCTGATACATATAAGCATACAGATTATGATATTTTGAGTAATGCCAGTTGTACAACGAACTGTTTAGCTCCAGTAGTTAAAGTTTTAGATCAAACTTTTGGAATTAACAAAGGTTTAATGACTACGATTCATAGTTATACAGGGGATCAAAGAATTTTAGATAATAGTCATAGAGATTTAAGAAGGGCTAGAGCCGCTGCTACAAACATCGTTCCTACTTCTACAGGTGCTGCAAAAGCAGTAGCACTTGTATACCCAGAAATGAAAGGCAAATTAACAGGAATTGCAATGAGAGTTCCAACTCCTAACGTTTCAGCGGTAGATTTTGTTTTTGAATCTTCTAAATCTGTCACAACTGAAGAAGTCAATAATGCTCTCAAGGAAGCATCTCTAAGCTCAATGAAAGGCATTATTAAGTATGGAGATGAACCATTAGTGTCGAGTGATTATGCAGGTACCAATGAATCATCAATTGTAGATAGTGACCTTACTATGTGTATCGGAGATAACCTTGTTAAGGTCCTTGCATGGTATGACAATGAGTGGGGTTATAGTCAGAGAGTTGTAGATTTAGCAGAGATTGTTGCTAAGAATTGGGAGTAA
- the thiL gene encoding thiamine-phosphate kinase yields MHKKTLEDIGEKELINRLGKFMPKNQISDDCALIKTKNENLLVNTDCLVENVHFNDINICPMDLGWKAVVSNISDLLSSGSKKTIGITISLVLPPRTEWIWVEELYKGINKALKEYGGMILGGDCSKGDDKVISITAFGIQGELELRRNACKPGEIILTTGIHGLSKLGFLMQNKINFDNQFSLNERLIIKSIEHFCRPRVYPNFLNNLLKTRSNKKIKRIGCTDSSDGLFQALQDLAMASSCKAIIDYEKIPKDKDWPNGDKWDEYYFFGGEDYELVFSLPKKWAKNLSKLDKNINEIGFFTDGKPSIEFNDNKKNKILNNTTFKHF; encoded by the coding sequence ATGCATAAAAAAACATTAGAAGATATAGGAGAAAAAGAATTAATCAATAGGCTAGGAAAATTTATGCCTAAAAACCAAATTTCAGATGATTGCGCTTTAATCAAAACTAAAAATGAAAATTTACTTGTTAATACTGATTGTTTGGTAGAAAATGTTCATTTCAATGACATTAATATTTGTCCTATGGACCTTGGGTGGAAAGCAGTTGTAAGCAACATCTCAGACTTATTATCTAGTGGCAGTAAGAAAACTATTGGAATTACAATAAGCCTAGTTCTACCTCCTAGAACTGAGTGGATTTGGGTTGAAGAATTATACAAAGGAATTAATAAAGCATTAAAAGAATATGGCGGGATGATTCTAGGGGGAGATTGCTCAAAGGGGGATGACAAAGTCATTTCAATTACAGCCTTTGGAATACAAGGTGAACTTGAATTAAGAAGAAACGCATGCAAACCAGGAGAGATAATTTTAACTACAGGAATTCATGGTCTTAGCAAACTAGGATTTTTGATGCAAAATAAAATTAATTTCGATAATCAATTTTCTCTTAATGAAAGATTAATTATTAAGTCCATTGAACATTTTTGTCGACCTAGAGTTTACCCAAATTTTCTAAATAATCTCCTCAAAACTCGCTCCAATAAAAAAATTAAGAGAATAGGATGCACTGATAGCAGTGATGGTTTATTTCAAGCATTACAAGATCTAGCAATGGCTAGCAGCTGCAAAGCGATAATAGATTATGAAAAAATACCTAAAGATAAAGATTGGCCTAATGGAGATAAATGGGATGAATATTATTTTTTTGGGGGTGAAGATTATGAATTAGTGTTCTCATTGCCAAAAAAATGGGCAAAGAATTTATCTAAACTTGATAAAAATATTAACGAGATTGGTTTTTTTACTGATGGTAAACCATCAATAGAATTTAATGATAATAAAAAAAACAAAATATTAAATAATACGACTTTCAAACACTTTTAG
- a CDS encoding peptidylprolyl isomerase, translated as MQKFLSNQNKLFLIISIVILQVFLLKPIQVLADLPTGNAVKDPSAILRNALPIKQVELQEIQHKLEETSDLVRGGRWPALSKTVTKCQSLLKKYQSKIIQELPNDKKEIAEKTFLELKENFDSLQDYSKSKDKYSFIATRRDALDKIGGLEEYFLPTEFPYSIPQEFDNLPRLLGRAKVNIKTSKGDMQAIVDGFNAPLTAGAFIDLSSKNFYKNLPINRAEEFFVLQTGDPIGEEIGYVDPETNVERHVPLEIRIPNEKDTFYNQTFEDLGLYTETPTLPFATLGTLGWSHSNTAVDDGSSQFFFFLYEAELNPAGRNLIDGRNAAFGYVVDGFDVLEELTKDDTIISIDVLDGIENLKLNA; from the coding sequence ATGCAAAAATTCTTATCAAATCAGAACAAACTTTTCTTAATCATATCAATTGTAATTTTACAGGTTTTCCTCTTGAAACCGATTCAAGTACTAGCTGATTTACCTACTGGAAATGCAGTAAAAGACCCTAGTGCAATCCTCAGAAATGCACTTCCTATCAAGCAAGTCGAGTTGCAAGAAATTCAACATAAACTGGAAGAAACTAGTGATCTTGTAAGAGGAGGAAGATGGCCCGCCCTTTCAAAAACTGTTACAAAATGTCAATCTTTACTAAAAAAATACCAGAGTAAAATTATTCAAGAATTACCAAATGATAAAAAGGAAATTGCTGAAAAAACATTTTTAGAACTCAAAGAAAATTTTGATAGTCTTCAAGACTATTCTAAATCAAAGGATAAATACTCATTTATAGCGACCCGAAGAGACGCCTTAGATAAAATAGGTGGATTAGAAGAATATTTTCTACCAACTGAATTTCCATACTCTATTCCTCAGGAATTTGATAATTTACCAAGATTACTTGGCAGGGCAAAAGTCAATATAAAAACTTCCAAAGGAGATATGCAAGCTATTGTAGATGGATTTAACGCGCCACTTACAGCAGGAGCATTTATTGATTTATCTTCAAAAAACTTCTACAAAAATTTACCTATAAATAGAGCAGAAGAATTTTTTGTACTGCAAACAGGTGATCCAATCGGTGAAGAAATTGGCTATGTAGATCCTGAAACAAACGTAGAACGTCACGTTCCCTTAGAAATTAGAATTCCTAACGAAAAAGATACTTTTTATAATCAAACTTTTGAAGATTTAGGTCTTTACACAGAGACGCCAACATTACCTTTTGCCACACTTGGAACGCTAGGATGGTCTCATTCAAATACCGCAGTTGATGATGGCTCATCACAATTTTTCTTCTTTTTATATGAAGCAGAATTAAATCCAGCAGGTCGCAATTTAATTGACGGGAGAAATGCTGCCTTTGGTTACGTTGTTGATGGATTTGATGTATTAGAAGAGCTTACTAAAGATGACACAATCATTTCAATTGATGTTTTAGATGGGATTGAAAACCTCAAATTAAATGCATAA
- the efp gene encoding elongation factor P, producing the protein MISSNDFRTGTTIELDGQVWRVVEFLHVKPGKGSAFVRTKLKSVQNGNVVEKTFRAGESVQQAILEKSNLQHTYVESGDYVFMDMTSFEETRLSSEQIGKGAKYLKEGMEVNVIFHNGKVLEVELPISITLKVTETDPGVKGDTASGGTKPAILETGAQVMVPLFISVGEMIRVDTRNDSYLGREN; encoded by the coding sequence ATGATTTCCAGTAACGATTTTCGCACAGGTACTACCATCGAATTGGATGGACAAGTTTGGCGTGTTGTAGAATTTCTACATGTCAAGCCTGGTAAGGGTTCTGCTTTCGTGCGAACAAAATTAAAATCAGTTCAAAACGGCAACGTGGTTGAAAAAACTTTTCGAGCCGGAGAATCAGTACAGCAGGCTATCCTTGAGAAGTCTAACCTGCAGCACACTTATGTGGAGTCTGGTGATTATGTTTTTATGGATATGACAAGTTTTGAAGAGACAAGACTTTCCTCTGAACAAATCGGTAAAGGCGCAAAGTATTTGAAAGAAGGAATGGAGGTTAATGTAATTTTCCATAATGGTAAAGTTTTAGAAGTAGAACTTCCAATATCTATCACTTTGAAAGTTACAGAGACTGATCCTGGAGTTAAAGGTGATACTGCTAGTGGGGGCACGAAACCAGCTATTCTAGAAACAGGTGCTCAAGTTATGGTTCCTTTATTTATTTCTGTGGGAGAAATGATTAGAGTTGATACTCGTAATGACAGTTATCTTGGACGTGAAAATTAA
- the accB gene encoding acetyl-CoA carboxylase biotin carboxyl carrier protein, which yields MAMKLDHEDLNHLIDKISTSDIQEFSLEGEDFKLEIKRNLLDHNQVFNNLVSNTSIDKQTIANQKPINDAIPLVNEPEAPQVAPPGRSDLTEITSPMVGTFYRAAAPGEEPFVEVGNNVKVGQTICILEAMKLMNEIESEFNAEIVEILVENGTPVEFGQVLMRVKQS from the coding sequence ATGGCTATGAAATTAGATCATGAAGACTTAAATCACTTAATAGATAAGATTTCTACAAGTGACATACAAGAGTTCTCGCTAGAGGGAGAAGATTTTAAACTCGAAATAAAAAGGAATTTACTTGATCACAACCAAGTTTTTAATAATTTAGTTTCTAATACTTCAATTGATAAGCAAACAATTGCTAATCAAAAACCCATCAACGACGCTATTCCTCTAGTTAATGAGCCTGAAGCGCCTCAGGTAGCACCTCCAGGGCGTTCTGACCTAACTGAAATTACATCTCCTATGGTTGGCACATTTTATAGGGCTGCAGCGCCTGGTGAGGAGCCATTCGTCGAAGTAGGAAATAACGTTAAAGTTGGTCAAACTATTTGTATTTTGGAAGCAATGAAATTAATGAATGAAATTGAATCTGAATTTAATGCTGAAATAGTAGAGATTCTCGTTGAAAATGGGACACCAGTAGAATTTGGCCAAGTTTTAATGCGTGTAAAGCAGTCTTGA
- the pdxA gene encoding 4-hydroxythreonine-4-phosphate dehydrogenase PdxA — protein sequence MNLQNTNKPLKVVISVGDESGIGPEIILKALCSNEIPKNIEFKLVGSEKNLHDTYEHLRSLGLESLANPKNLKIHDLEVSSTNNNSKSSYGDSSFQYLKKAIEIVKQYPDSALVTGPICKKSWSLAGHDFTGQTEVLAKSCGVKNVGMLFTAKSPITGWRFNTLLATTHIALCEVSKKLNTELIHSKLDLFKDFCNTYNDKPTLKVAGLNPHAGEEGILGHEEKDWLNDALITWSKKNRNIKLLGPLSPDSCWNSSVKAWSDKNAEKHDGILAMYHDQGLIPMKVIALNYSVNTTIGLPFIRTSPDHGTGFDIAGKGVAQSQSMIEAIKAAVEITNNSRLLYTH from the coding sequence ATGAATTTACAAAATACAAATAAACCATTGAAGGTAGTAATAAGCGTGGGAGATGAGTCAGGTATTGGACCCGAAATAATCTTAAAAGCACTTTGTTCAAATGAGATACCAAAAAATATTGAATTTAAATTAGTTGGATCAGAAAAAAACCTACATGATACATATGAACACCTTAGATCCTTAGGATTGGAAAGCCTTGCAAATCCCAAAAATTTAAAGATACATGATCTCGAAGTTTCTTCAACAAATAATAACTCTAAATCAAGTTACGGTGATTCAAGTTTCCAATATTTAAAAAAAGCAATAGAAATTGTAAAACAATATCCCGATTCAGCACTTGTAACTGGACCAATTTGCAAGAAATCATGGTCCTTAGCAGGTCATGACTTCACGGGTCAAACTGAAGTACTAGCAAAATCATGTGGGGTAAAAAACGTTGGAATGTTATTCACAGCAAAATCACCAATTACAGGTTGGAGATTTAATACTCTACTAGCAACAACCCACATAGCACTTTGTGAAGTTTCCAAAAAATTAAATACAGAATTAATCCACTCTAAATTAGATCTTTTTAAAGATTTTTGTAATACCTATAATGATAAACCGACTTTAAAAGTAGCAGGATTAAACCCTCATGCCGGCGAGGAAGGTATTTTAGGACATGAAGAAAAAGATTGGCTCAATGATGCATTAATTACATGGTCAAAAAAAAATAGAAACATTAAATTATTAGGCCCTTTATCACCAGATAGTTGCTGGAATTCTTCCGTAAAAGCCTGGAGTGACAAAAATGCTGAAAAACATGATGGCATTCTTGCTATGTATCATGATCAAGGTTTAATACCAATGAAAGTGATAGCCCTTAATTACTCAGTAAACACCACAATCGGTTTACCTTTTATAAGAACATCTCCAGATCATGGAACAGGATTTGATATTGCTGGCAAAGGAGTTGCTCAATCTCAGAGCATGATTGAGGCGATAAAGGCCGCTGTAGAAATTACTAACAATTCAAGACTGCTTTACACGCATTAA
- a CDS encoding NAD-dependent epimerase/dehydratase family protein has product MMKTASLIGNKNKFLILGCGYSGSYFAKTIKKFGCTVLTSSRSISGDPNSFVFNSENGVVPDAKIFDGVTHILSCIPPDKNGNDPVLKSLKNKLKSMSLEWVGYLSTTGVYGNTKGDWVSEINEPNPFQKRSYKRLNCEKEWIESGLPVQIFRLPGIYGPGRSTFEAIKNKKIRVISKKNQVFSRIHVADIANAIIYLLQNKNSLKFYQIINIADDEPCSQIEVIQFCYDLLGLTMPKPILFEDAKEELSPIAKSFWMENRRVSNKLLCETLGYKLIYKNYKVGLKNCYLNS; this is encoded by the coding sequence ATGATGAAGACTGCAAGTTTAATTGGAAATAAAAATAAATTTTTAATCTTAGGATGTGGTTACAGCGGTAGTTATTTTGCAAAAACTATTAAAAAATTCGGTTGCACTGTTTTAACAAGCTCAAGATCTATAAGCGGTGATCCAAATAGTTTTGTTTTCAACAGCGAAAACGGTGTGGTTCCTGATGCAAAAATTTTTGATGGAGTAACTCATATTCTTAGTTGCATACCTCCCGACAAAAATGGGAATGATCCAGTATTAAAAAGTCTTAAAAATAAACTAAAAAGTATGTCCCTTGAATGGGTTGGCTATTTATCTACTACAGGAGTTTACGGGAATACCAAAGGTGATTGGGTTTCTGAAATTAATGAACCAAACCCCTTTCAAAAACGAAGTTATAAGAGGTTAAATTGTGAAAAAGAATGGATTGAATCTGGTTTACCTGTACAAATTTTCAGGTTACCGGGTATTTACGGACCTGGAAGATCGACTTTTGAGGCAATAAAAAATAAAAAAATTCGCGTGATATCAAAAAAAAACCAGGTATTTTCGAGAATTCATGTTGCTGATATTGCAAATGCAATTATCTACTTATTACAAAACAAAAATTCCTTAAAGTTTTACCAAATTATAAATATTGCAGATGATGAACCCTGTTCTCAAATAGAGGTAATTCAATTTTGCTACGATTTACTTGGCTTAACAATGCCAAAGCCAATATTATTTGAAGATGCAAAAGAGGAATTATCACCTATAGCTAAATCTTTTTGGATGGAAAATAGAAGAGTTTCGAATAAACTTTTATGCGAAACACTTGGATATAAACTAATTTATAAAAACTATAAAGTAGGCTTAAAAAATTGCTATCTGAATAGTTAA
- a CDS encoding HNH endonuclease, with protein MHINDAVFLEDLCPKFRLRQWRKSIHRFTGKSCIYCGRPSESIDHVIPRCQGGLSTTENCVPACLSCNGDKSDENALYWYRRQKFYDPRRAMAIRAWLEGDLRLAIRLLQWANPNFKVKNKDYEKDESEYKAA; from the coding sequence ATGCATATTAATGATGCGGTATTTTTAGAGGATTTATGTCCTAAATTCAGATTGAGACAATGGCGAAAATCTATTCATAGGTTTACAGGAAAAAGTTGTATATATTGCGGAAGACCATCTGAATCTATTGACCATGTAATACCAAGATGCCAAGGAGGCTTAAGCACAACAGAAAACTGTGTCCCTGCTTGTCTTTCCTGTAATGGGGATAAATCAGATGAAAATGCTTTGTATTGGTATAGAAGGCAAAAATTTTATGATCCTCGAAGAGCAATGGCTATAAGAGCTTGGTTAGAGGGGGATTTAAGATTAGCTATTAGATTACTACAATGGGCTAATCCTAATTTTAAGGTAAAAAATAAAGATTACGAAAAAGATGAATCAGAATATAAAGCAGCTTGA
- a CDS encoding DUF6554 family protein, with amino-acid sequence MQRFKEKKLILLALGVFTPLILTNTKVNASSFGAEIFCTMREGGNDHESSWDAAYSYIKKQKGGFFKVSPKNAAAQITETVIREKEQFTYCVEYLDNLHPNRKLIRDLEKEEKRKEKEAQDRENKRMKLEKELEETNKEISDETLDRYSY; translated from the coding sequence ATGCAAAGATTTAAGGAGAAAAAACTAATATTATTAGCGTTGGGAGTTTTCACTCCTCTAATCCTTACTAATACAAAAGTTAATGCGAGCTCATTTGGGGCAGAAATTTTTTGTACTATGCGTGAAGGCGGAAATGATCATGAAAGTAGTTGGGATGCAGCTTATTCATATATAAAAAAACAAAAGGGAGGATTTTTCAAAGTTTCTCCTAAAAATGCAGCAGCACAAATTACTGAAACAGTTATAAGAGAAAAAGAACAATTTACTTATTGCGTAGAATATTTAGATAATCTTCATCCAAATAGAAAACTAATACGAGATTTAGAAAAAGAAGAAAAAAGAAAAGAAAAAGAAGCACAAGATAGAGAAAACAAAAGAATGAAATTAGAAAAAGAATTAGAAGAAACTAATAAAGAAATTTCTGATGAAACACTTGATAGATATAGTTATTAG
- a CDS encoding AbrB family transcriptional regulator: MPNINLIYYLIAGSIFGALALKTGIPAAPLAGALIGASILSISGKVDIAEWPIGTRTILEIGIGTVIGTSLTKDSLMDLQTLWRPAILITFTLVITGLAIGLWTSRLLNIDVITTILGAAPGGISGMSLVGSEYGVGAAVATLHAVRLITVLLILPLVVKCLNIFGVIKS, from the coding sequence ATGCCAAACATAAATCTAATTTATTATCTAATTGCAGGTAGTATTTTTGGAGCTTTAGCCCTAAAAACGGGTATTCCTGCTGCTCCTCTTGCAGGTGCTTTGATAGGCGCAAGCATACTTAGCATCAGCGGTAAAGTTGATATAGCAGAGTGGCCAATCGGCACGAGAACAATTTTAGAAATCGGCATTGGAACAGTTATTGGTACATCATTAACCAAAGACTCATTAATGGATCTTCAAACCTTGTGGAGGCCAGCTATTTTAATAACTTTTACTTTAGTTATTACAGGATTAGCAATTGGATTATGGACAAGCAGATTACTTAATATAGACGTGATAACAACAATTCTTGGTGCCGCACCAGGAGGTATTAGCGGTATGAGTCTTGTAGGGTCAGAGTATGGGGTGGGAGCTGCAGTAGCTACCCTGCACGCAGTAAGGTTGATTACTGTACTTCTAATTCTTCCTTTAGTTGTGAAATGCTTGAATATATTTGGAGTAATTAAATCTTAA